Genomic segment of Candidatus Chlorohelix allophototropha:
GTGAATCGGTACGGATTTTCGTGGAGAACTGGCAAAAAGGTAACAAAGAAGCAGCCCGCAACGATGCTGTACAATACCTGCGTACGGTTGCAAAGGTTGATCCAAAGCGCAGTACGCCGATGATGGAATATCTTTCCGAAGTGGCGGAGGGGATGTATATCCAGAATGAGATAAACCAAATCGTGCGCGCTTTCAATGCCGAGTATATCGAACCTAGTCCCGGCAGCAACATAGTACAAAACCCGGCGGTTCTGCCTACCGGACGTAACATTCATGCGGTTGACCCTGCGCTCATCCCTTCGCCTTTAGCCCGCCGCAACGCTGAACGCAGCGTAAAAGCAATAGTGGAGAAGGCACGCCAAGAGATGGAGCTACCGGAAGGGCAGTATCCTGAAACCATCGCGATGGTATTGTGGGGTACAGACAATATTAAGACCGATGGTGAAGGCATCGCTCAGTGTCTAGCTATGGTTGGGGCACGCGCCATCAGCGATGGCTTGGGCAAGATGACCGATGTTAAATTGCTGCCACTTTCAGATTTGAATCGCCCACGTCTTGATGTGGTAGTGACGGTTAGCGGTATTTTCCGCGATTTGTTGCCACTACATATGGGATTAATTGACCGCGCTGTTCGCTTGGCTGCTCAGGCAGATGAATCTGAAGAGCAAAACTTTATCAAGAAGCATGTGCGGGTTGAAATGGAAAAAGGCGCAACCTTCGATGAAGCCGTTACGCGCGTCTTTAGCAATGCACCCGGACAATATGGTGCGAGCGTTAACTCAATGATAGATAATAGTGTATGGCAGGACGATAACGAGCTTAGTGATGCTTTCCTCAGTCGCAAGAGCTTTGCCTACGGTATTAAAGCCGATGGTGAGGGTGCGCGCAAGCTAATGGAAAGCGCCTTGAGCAAAGTTGATTTGAGTTTCCAGAACGTGGACAGCGCCGAAGTGGGTATTACTGATGTTGATCACTACTATGAATATTTGGGAGGTATCAGCAAATCAGTTGAGAAACTAACGGGTCGAAGGGCTACCACCTTAGTTGCGGATAGCCTATCTGCCAGTAGTTCAAGCCTCTCTCAAGGTAACAGTATCAAGACTTTGCAAGAGGCAGTACGACTCGAATCGCGTACCAAGTTACTCAACCCCAAGTGGTACGAAAGCATGCTTAAATATGGCTTCGAAGGGGTGCGCGAAATCGAGGTAAGAGTCAGCAACACTTATGGTTGGAGCGCTACCAATGATGCGGTTGATAAGTGGGTCTATGACGGTGTCAACGAGACTTTTGTCCAAGATGAGGAAATGCGCGACAGGTTAGCCGAACTAAACCCCCATAGCCTTAAAGGTATTGTGGGACGGTTGCTTGAAGCAAATGGACGCGGTTTCTGGGAAGCAGACGCCTCTATGATTGAGAAGTTAAAGGAAATTTTTGCAGGTCTTGAAGATGAGATTGAAGGAGTTGGCGAACCGAATTTGATAGCCCGCAAGTGATTTTGTTATAATAATTTGAGAACCAAACTTGTCCTCAAAATTAACTTTGGGGACAAGTTTTTTTATTGCTATCCAATTATCTATTGGATCAATATTCTCAACCAACTCGCTATTCGGTTTGATGGTAGATTTATCCTGCGATGTTTCCACCCATTTTCATTTACACATTTCTATTGGCATACCCCTTTCGGGGTGAGGGAGCAACTATTTCAGAATAGTATCAGTAATTGTGGAAAGCTCAAGTGAGGCTGTTCCAGCTAACTCAATCTTGACTCCCATCTTTTCCATGTCGAGCAACATCTGGCGTGGTTCAGGCAAGTGTGCCTGATAAAATAATCCGGGCTTGCGAATATCACTATTGAGATATTGCAACAGACAAGCCATCACCGGTATAACAGTAAAGGCATAGCCATCAAGATGGCTGATAGCAAGTTCCGCTTTTACGGGCTTGTAATTTTTCCAACCGTTTGCTTCTAATTTCAGAATAGTGATATAAGGCGGTTTAGACATGCTATTCATCGCCCAAGCAGCTAAACGTGCTACTTGAGGCACTGTTTTTTCAGGACGCACTTTTAGGCTGATAAAAGCCAGCGGCAACACTATGTAATCCATTAACCAATTAAAGCCACCCACATAAAATCCGGTTTCCTCCAAAGATGGGATAAGTTCAGGTACAAGCCGCATCTCTTCCATATACATATGGGTGGTATTGCGTTTACCAAAGACCGGACCGAAATCAAATTTCTTCTGATAATAACCTTTTTTCCATTGCCCTCCTACGAAAGCATCCATCCGCCAATCTTTTAAATCCTCAAGGAATCCCTGTGCATTTGATTGAGTGATTGGATATTCTTTAAAATCTTCCAGAATAACACTACCAACGTTTGCGCTTTCAAGACGATCGAAATAAGGCGCAATATAGCGTACCAACAGCGCGGGCAAGCCGGGATGGAAGCCACCATCGGTAATGAAACAAAGCCCGGCTTGTTGTATCTCTTTTTCCATCGCTTTCAGGGCGTTGATTTTGGTTGAGGTGGAAAGTTGTATGTCGTAATAATCTACACCTGCGGCTATAGCAGCTTTGGCAACATTAACGGTATCTTTAGTAGAACCTGCTGCTAGAATTACCATATCCACTTCGTTAAAGGCTTCATTTAGTGAACTAGGGTCGGTGATATCTACTCTACGTGCTATAACACGTGCTTCAGGATACTGCCGATTTAATTCTTCAGCCGCTGCCTTGGCTTTATCACTGCTTCTTCCGGCTAAAATTACGGTTGAGTCGCTTTCTTTTAGGATCAATTTTGCCAGCAATAGACCTGAATTACCGTAGCCACCCAGAATCAGAAAATTCTTTTTCATTTTATAGCTCTTTCAGCTTGTTATTAAATATTTTATTATTTCATATTTATTGTAGAAGGTTTCCGGGTTAGCTACATCAGGCTGAATGTTGAATTTATATGGTAAAGAAGAATAGGTGTTTGAAGGAAAATCTTCATAGCAATGTAAGGATAATTACTATACTAAAGTAGTTCTATCGGCGAGGCTAAGAATCTTATTCCAACATGGCTTGCTGCCCTAACAGGGCTTCACGCATCCGATTTTTTAGATATGCGCCATCTCGTGGAGGTAAAACCAGCGGGTCAACCGTTAGCGCAATTTTTACTACCGCCATAAGTAGTTCATTGGACAGGTGAATGTCACTCTGCAAAGTTTCTACTTCTTCGATGGTATAAATCGTGCGGGTATTGTTAAAGCCACAGGCTTGTGCTACTGCCGCTAAATTAACCCCATTGGCAGTGTGGGTTTGTTGCTGACCTGTTTCGCCATAACGCTCATTGTCCAATATTACAATGCGCAAGTTGGGGGGCTGTTGAACGCCAATGGTGGCAAACGCTCCCAACCCCATAAGTTGTTCACCGTCTCCGGTTATTACCAGCACTTTTCTATCGGCTTGTGCCAAAGCTAATCCTAGACCCACCATTGCCGCGCCACCCATCGCGCCCCATAGAGGGAAATCCAGTGGGCTATTGCCGGTTGCTGCCAAATCCCAAGCAGACGCTCCTAAACCTGTTACTACCAGTAGGTCGCCCCGTTGCTTCAGTAAGTGCTGTACAACCTCACGCCGCTTCAAGCTCGGCACTGCCATTTCTAACTATTTCCTTCCAAAGCTCTTAGAACCAAGCATACGCTGAGAAAGCAGCACTGCAACCGCGCTATAGCTGTTGTAAGCCAGTTTCAGGGCAGCTTCGATAGTATCCGCCACTTCCCTCGATTCATCAACCCGCATCACATGAATACCGCATGCCTCTAGCACCTGTGGGGTGGCTTGTCCTGTTGGAAGTTGCCATGGATTAAATTCGCCCCATTCACCGCGCATTGTTACTATAGTTAAGAAAGGAAATTGACAGGTTTTAAGCAACGAAAACATATTGATACAGTTACCCACCCCGCTGGATTGCATTAGCAACACCGCACGTTTGCCGCCGAGATACGCTCCGGCAGAGAGTGCAACCCCTTCTTCTTCGGTTGTGAGCGCGACGGTTTTTATACTTGAATCCTGCTGGCACAACTCGATTAACCGCATATGACCTGCATCTGGCACATAAGAAACTATCGCAACACGCTGTTCTTTGAATTTCTTAAAAATATCGTCAGACCAATTGACCATTTGATCAAGAACATTATGCTCAGCCATTATAGTTTCTTCCTTGCGGATTATTCATTACTAATTCTCAGGATAGTCGGTCACAATCGATTCAAAACTGGCTAATTTACTATCGAGCGAAGAATAATTGCCGCGCCAATCGTTAATACGAATTTGGAGCAAGCCCTTCAGGGAGCGTACCACATCCTTAATCAATCTAACCTTCGTGCCACGAACATCATGCCAGTGTACTGGAACTTCCTTGATTTTATAGCCATTCTTACGAGCAATAAAGATAATTTCAGAGTCAAAACTCCAATCATACAACTGTTGGGCGGCATAAATCCTATGACCGATCTCACGGCGATAGCATTTAAATCCGCAGGTTACATCGCTCACATGCGAGTTTGCCACATTATTGCTTAACCACGTAAAAACCTTCCCCATAGATTCACGCAGCCAAGGTTGATGCCGTTCGATTGTTGCGCCGTTCATTTTGCGAGAACCCTGCACAATATCATAACCGCTGTTGTCGGCGTTTGGCTCAAACCAAGGCAACATTTTGTCCAGTTCGTCAATTGGGGTTGCTAGGTCTGCATCGGTGAAGAGTATGAATTTGCCGCGACTTGCCAGAACGCCTTGTTTCAAGGCGTAACCCTTTCCTTTGTTATCGCCATAGCTGATTATGCGAAATTCTACCTTATTATGGAGTGTTTCTTTTGCTAGGGTAATGCCCTGATCTTTGCTGCCATCATCTACCAGAAGTATTTCCCATTTAAATGGTTTGTTTTGAAAATAATCTAGAATCTTAACAAGTGAGGGCTTAATACGTTGTTCTTCGTTGAATAT
This window contains:
- a CDS encoding dolichyl-phosphate beta-glucosyltransferase, yielding MDEPHLSIVIPIFNEEQRIKPSLVKILDYFQNKPFKWEILLVDDGSKDQGITLAKETLHNKVEFRIISYGDNKGKGYALKQGVLASRGKFILFTDADLATPIDELDKMLPWFEPNADNSGYDIVQGSRKMNGATIERHQPWLRESMGKVFTWLSNNVANSHVSDVTCGFKCYRREIGHRIYAAQQLYDWSFDSEIIFIARKNGYKIKEVPVHWHDVRGTKVRLIKDVVRSLKGLLQIRINDWRGNYSSLDSKLASFESIVTDYPEN
- a CDS encoding saccharopine dehydrogenase NADP-binding domain-containing protein, producing the protein MKKNFLILGGYGNSGLLLAKLILKESDSTVILAGRSSDKAKAAAEELNRQYPEARVIARRVDITDPSSLNEAFNEVDMVILAAGSTKDTVNVAKAAIAAGVDYYDIQLSTSTKINALKAMEKEIQQAGLCFITDGGFHPGLPALLVRYIAPYFDRLESANVGSVILEDFKEYPITQSNAQGFLEDLKDWRMDAFVGGQWKKGYYQKKFDFGPVFGKRNTTHMYMEEMRLVPELIPSLEETGFYVGGFNWLMDYIVLPLAFISLKVRPEKTVPQVARLAAWAMNSMSKPPYITILKLEANGWKNYKPVKAELAISHLDGYAFTVIPVMACLLQYLNSDIRKPGLFYQAHLPEPRQMLLDMEKMGVKIELAGTASLELSTITDTILK
- a CDS encoding thiamine pyrophosphate-dependent enzyme — translated: MAVPSLKRREVVQHLLKQRGDLLVVTGLGASAWDLAATGNSPLDFPLWGAMGGAAMVGLGLALAQADRKVLVITGDGEQLMGLGAFATIGVQQPPNLRIVILDNERYGETGQQQTHTANGVNLAAVAQACGFNNTRTIYTIEEVETLQSDIHLSNELLMAVVKIALTVDPLVLPPRDGAYLKNRMREALLGQQAMLE